A region from the Kribbella shirazensis genome encodes:
- the secF gene encoding protein translocase subunit SecF has protein sequence MSKLGQLGAKLHRGEASYDFIGHRKFWFTLSVILVAISLGGLFARGLALGIEFKGGVEYEAKVKVTDSTVQDFGDAVKATNAQDLGDPIVTTINNEKVRVQTKPLAQTDIGRVREAIAKEAGIPANQVTSQQIGASWGQQIANKAILALVVFLVLVFGVIWAYFRESKASMAAIIALIHDVTITVGLYALIGFDVTPATVIGVLTILGYSLYDTVVVFDKIRENTRGITGSNRFTYSDATNLAVNQTVVRSINTTVTALLPVGAILVVGTVVLGTGPLKDLSLALFVGIAVGAYSSIFIAPSLLAVFKEREPGMQALSKRVAAKKAQAAAAAAAPVGVATAGAPAGAATRTAVQDKPRPANRATGSAPTPSSRPMKAAAAGRPQPTRKPRSKRGK, from the coding sequence ATGTCGAAGCTCGGACAGCTCGGTGCCAAGCTGCACCGCGGTGAGGCCTCGTACGACTTCATCGGTCACCGCAAGTTCTGGTTCACCCTCTCGGTGATCCTCGTCGCGATCTCGCTGGGCGGCCTGTTCGCCCGTGGCCTGGCGCTCGGTATCGAGTTCAAGGGCGGTGTCGAGTACGAGGCCAAGGTCAAGGTCACCGACAGCACCGTGCAGGACTTCGGCGACGCCGTGAAGGCGACCAACGCCCAGGACCTCGGCGATCCGATCGTCACCACGATCAACAACGAGAAGGTCCGGGTCCAGACCAAGCCGCTGGCCCAGACCGACATCGGCCGGGTCCGGGAGGCGATCGCCAAGGAGGCCGGCATCCCGGCGAACCAGGTGACGTCGCAGCAGATCGGCGCCTCCTGGGGGCAGCAGATCGCGAACAAGGCGATCCTGGCGCTGGTCGTGTTCCTGGTCCTGGTGTTCGGGGTGATCTGGGCCTACTTCCGGGAATCCAAGGCCTCGATGGCCGCCATCATCGCGCTGATCCACGACGTCACGATCACGGTCGGGCTGTACGCGCTGATCGGCTTCGACGTCACCCCGGCCACCGTGATCGGCGTGCTGACGATCCTCGGGTACTCGCTGTACGACACCGTCGTGGTGTTCGACAAGATCCGCGAGAACACCCGGGGGATCACCGGGTCGAACCGGTTCACGTACTCGGACGCGACCAACCTGGCCGTCAACCAGACCGTGGTCCGGTCGATCAACACCACGGTCACCGCGCTGCTCCCGGTCGGCGCGATCCTGGTTGTCGGCACGGTGGTTCTCGGCACCGGCCCGCTCAAGGACCTGTCGCTGGCGCTGTTCGTCGGCATCGCGGTCGGTGCGTACTCGTCGATCTTCATCGCCCCGTCGCTGCTCGCGGTCTTCAAGGAGCGTGAGCCGGGCATGCAGGCGCTGAGCAAGCGGGTCGCGGCGAAGAAGGCCCAGGCCGCTGCCGCGGCGGCTGCCCCGGTGGGCGTCGCCACGGCCGGTGCGCCGGCGGGTGCCGCGACGCGGACCGCCGTACAGGACAAGCCGCGGCCGGCCAACCGGGCGACCGGTTCGGCGCCGACCCCGTCGTCGCGTCCGATGAAGGCGGCGGCCGCGGGACGTCCGCAGCCCACCCGCAAGCCGCGATCGAAGCGCGGTAAGTGA
- a CDS encoding adenine phosphoribosyltransferase, whose product MRSLEQVLADGIRDIPDYPQPGVMFKDITPLLADHTGFTQVVEALAVSGKDDDGRPVVDKVVGIEARGFILAAPVALALGAGFVPVRKKGKLPAATYEESYALEYGEATIEVHQDAFVPGDRVLVIDDVLATGGTVEACLRLIRRCGAEVAGTAVLLELSFLPGRKRLGNENLTALLTV is encoded by the coding sequence ATGCGGTCGCTGGAGCAGGTCCTCGCGGACGGCATCCGCGACATCCCGGACTACCCGCAGCCCGGGGTGATGTTCAAGGACATCACCCCGCTGCTGGCCGACCACACCGGCTTCACGCAGGTCGTGGAGGCGCTGGCGGTGTCCGGGAAGGACGACGACGGTCGGCCCGTGGTCGACAAGGTGGTCGGGATCGAGGCGCGCGGGTTCATCCTGGCCGCCCCGGTCGCGCTCGCGCTCGGTGCCGGGTTCGTGCCGGTGCGCAAGAAGGGCAAGTTGCCGGCGGCGACGTACGAGGAGTCGTACGCGCTGGAGTACGGCGAGGCGACGATCGAGGTGCATCAGGACGCGTTCGTGCCCGGTGACCGGGTGCTCGTCATCGACGACGTGCTCGCGACCGGCGGCACGGTCGAGGCCTGCCTGCGGCTCATCCGGCGCTGCGGCGCGGAGGTCGCCGGGACCGCGGTCCTGCTCGAACTGTCCTTCCTGCCGGGCCGCAAGCGCCTCGGGAACGAGAACCTCACCGCCTTGCTGACAGTCTGA
- a CDS encoding RelA/SpoT family protein, giving the protein MTSAVPNAVPQEPPRAPSPVRPVPASPPPPTQPPRIAPARVRARLARLGGTRHPNRAPMLEPLFRVVRATHPKADLGMIERAYRTAEKYHSGQMRKSGDAYITHPLAVATILAELGMTAPTLCAALLHDTVEDTPYTVDELTRDFGEEIAMLVDGVTKLDKVRYGESAQAETIRKMVVAMSKDIRVLVIKLSDRLHNMRTLGSLRQEKQERIARETLEIYAPLAHRLGMNTIKWELEDLAFSTLHPKVYDEIVRLVAERAPSRDEYLATVIDQVHEDLRSAKVKATVTGRPKHYYSIYQKMIVRGREFGDIYDLVGIRVLVESVRDCYAALGIMHARWNPVPGRFKDYIAMPKFNMYQSLHTTVIGPQGKPVELQIRSFAMHRRAEYGIAAHWKYKEDPTSVAPATPSTDIGGPNDMPWVRQLVDWQRETSDPSEFLDSLRFEINNAEVYVFTPRGDVMSLPTGSSPVDFAYAVHTEVGHRCIGARVNGRLVPLESTLENGDVVEVFTSKAQGAGPSRDWLTFVKSPRARNKIKHWFSKERRDEAIEQGKDAIAKQLRKEGLPMQRLLSHETLTAVANSLRYPDVTGLYAAVGEQHVSAQAVVRRLIETYGGEEGAAEDLAEGLRLPQSRERRKRTARGDAGVIVKGATDVLSKLARCCTPVPGDEIIGWITRGAGVSVHRADCANVENLKTQPERIVEVEWAPTAQSVFLVAIQVEALDRARLLSDITRVLSDYHVNILSAALTTTRDRIAKSRFTFEMGDPTHLGHVLKAVRSVEGVFDVYRVTQ; this is encoded by the coding sequence ATGACATCTGCGGTGCCGAACGCCGTACCGCAGGAGCCCCCGCGCGCGCCCTCGCCGGTGCGCCCGGTGCCGGCGTCACCGCCGCCTCCGACCCAGCCGCCGCGGATCGCGCCCGCCCGGGTCCGCGCCCGCCTCGCACGCCTCGGCGGCACCCGCCACCCGAACCGTGCGCCCATGCTCGAGCCGCTGTTCCGGGTGGTCCGCGCGACCCACCCGAAGGCCGACCTCGGGATGATCGAGCGCGCGTACCGGACCGCGGAGAAGTACCACTCCGGCCAGATGCGCAAGAGCGGCGACGCGTACATCACGCATCCGCTCGCCGTCGCCACGATCCTCGCCGAGCTCGGTATGACCGCGCCGACGCTGTGCGCGGCCCTGCTGCACGACACCGTCGAGGACACGCCGTACACGGTGGACGAGCTGACCCGCGACTTCGGCGAAGAGATCGCCATGCTGGTCGACGGCGTCACCAAGCTGGACAAGGTCCGGTACGGCGAGTCCGCACAGGCCGAGACGATCCGCAAGATGGTCGTCGCGATGTCCAAGGACATCCGGGTCCTGGTGATCAAGCTGTCCGACCGCCTGCACAACATGCGCACGCTCGGCTCGCTGCGCCAGGAGAAGCAGGAGCGGATCGCCCGCGAGACGCTGGAGATCTACGCCCCGCTGGCGCACCGGCTCGGTATGAACACCATCAAGTGGGAGCTCGAGGACCTGGCGTTCTCGACCCTGCACCCGAAGGTGTACGACGAGATCGTCCGGCTGGTCGCCGAGCGCGCGCCGTCCCGCGACGAGTACCTGGCGACCGTGATCGACCAGGTGCACGAGGACCTGCGCTCGGCCAAGGTGAAGGCCACGGTCACCGGCCGCCCGAAGCACTACTACTCGATCTACCAGAAGATGATCGTCCGCGGCCGCGAGTTCGGCGACATCTACGACCTGGTCGGCATCCGGGTCCTGGTTGAGTCGGTGCGCGACTGCTACGCGGCCCTCGGCATCATGCACGCGCGGTGGAATCCGGTCCCCGGCCGCTTCAAGGACTACATCGCGATGCCGAAGTTCAACATGTACCAGTCGCTGCACACCACCGTGATCGGCCCGCAGGGCAAGCCGGTGGAGCTGCAGATCCGGTCGTTCGCGATGCACCGCCGGGCGGAGTACGGCATCGCCGCGCACTGGAAGTACAAGGAGGACCCGACCTCCGTCGCGCCGGCCACGCCCAGCACCGACATCGGCGGGCCGAACGACATGCCCTGGGTGCGGCAGCTCGTCGACTGGCAGCGGGAGACCTCGGACCCGTCGGAGTTCCTGGACTCGCTGCGGTTCGAGATCAACAACGCCGAGGTCTACGTCTTCACCCCGCGCGGTGACGTCATGTCACTGCCGACAGGGTCGTCACCGGTCGACTTCGCGTACGCCGTGCACACCGAGGTCGGCCACCGCTGTATCGGGGCCCGCGTCAACGGCCGGCTGGTGCCGCTGGAGAGCACCCTCGAGAACGGTGACGTCGTCGAGGTCTTCACCTCGAAGGCACAGGGTGCGGGTCCATCGCGCGACTGGCTGACGTTCGTCAAGAGTCCGCGCGCGCGGAACAAGATCAAGCACTGGTTCTCCAAGGAGCGCCGCGACGAGGCCATCGAGCAGGGCAAGGACGCGATCGCGAAGCAGCTCCGCAAGGAGGGCCTGCCGATGCAGCGCCTGCTGTCGCACGAGACACTGACCGCGGTCGCCAACTCGTTGCGCTACCCGGACGTGACCGGGCTGTACGCCGCGGTCGGCGAGCAGCACGTCAGCGCGCAGGCCGTCGTACGGCGACTCATCGAGACGTACGGCGGTGAGGAGGGCGCGGCCGAGGACCTGGCCGAGGGCTTGCGGCTGCCGCAGTCCCGGGAGCGCCGCAAGCGGACCGCGCGCGGCGACGCCGGTGTCATCGTCAAGGGCGCGACGGACGTGCTGTCGAAGCTGGCGCGGTGCTGTACGCCGGTGCCGGGCGACGAGATCATCGGCTGGATCACCCGCGGCGCGGGCGTCTCGGTGCACCGGGCCGACTGCGCGAACGTGGAGAACCTGAAGACCCAGCCGGAGCGGATCGTCGAGGTGGAGTGGGCGCCGACCGCCCAGTCCGTGTTCCTGGTCGCGATCCAGGTCGAGGCGCTGGACCGGGCCCGCCTGCTCTCGGACATCACGCGGGTGCTGTCGGACTACCACGTGAACATCCTGTCCGCGGCGCTCACCACGACCCGCGACCGGATCGCCAAGTCCCGGTTCACGTTCGAGATGGGCGACCCGACGCACCTCGGACACGTCCTGAAGGCCGTCCGCTCCGTCGAGGGCGTCTTCGACGTGTACCGCGTCACGCAATAG
- a CDS encoding papain-like cysteine protease family protein has product MRRLRPGRRSWSLLVATMLGLATLVPLAPPASAAPGSWYLNVTGQAQQKSNWCWAASGNSIAAFYGYSYTQNQFCNLAFGYAMNGTCPNNQATLGNDQKAFRAIGISSGRYVSSTLGFSTLVTEIAAGRPVMTRIGWTSGGGHMMDIIGYDASDATIKYYNPWPDDPRYNYSTYTWYRSNAQFTWTHSLYQIGA; this is encoded by the coding sequence ATGCGCAGGCTCCGCCCCGGCCGCCGCTCCTGGTCGTTGCTCGTGGCTACCATGCTCGGACTGGCCACGCTGGTACCACTCGCACCACCGGCCTCCGCCGCACCAGGTAGCTGGTACCTGAACGTCACCGGCCAGGCCCAGCAGAAGTCGAACTGGTGCTGGGCGGCGAGCGGTAACAGCATCGCCGCGTTCTACGGCTACTCGTACACCCAGAACCAGTTCTGCAACCTGGCCTTCGGCTACGCGATGAACGGCACCTGCCCGAACAACCAGGCCACGCTCGGCAACGACCAGAAGGCGTTCCGGGCGATCGGGATCAGCAGTGGCCGGTACGTCTCGTCCACGCTCGGCTTCAGCACGCTCGTCACCGAGATCGCCGCCGGCCGCCCGGTGATGACGCGGATCGGCTGGACGTCGGGCGGCGGTCACATGATGGACATCATCGGGTACGACGCCTCCGACGCGACGATCAAGTACTACAACCCGTGGCCGGACGACCCGCGGTACAACTACTCGACCTACACCTGGTACCGGTCCAACGCGCAGTTCACCTGGACCCACTCGCTGTACCAGATCGGAGCCTGA
- a CDS encoding GrpB family protein, producing the protein MPFPDELGAGVAVVGYNPDWPGEFEHLAARLHAALGDRALAIDHIGSTSVPGLAAKNCIDAQVRVAALSPELIDLLESSGFRCRPEPWNHTEVTNGQQYEKLVFAPAVGERATNVHLRVTDQPNARFALLFRDYLRADPTARTAWGAFKQRLAQSVPDLADYGQIKAPATKILMTSAEHWATQTNWTPT; encoded by the coding sequence ATGCCATTCCCTGACGAGTTGGGTGCCGGAGTCGCCGTCGTCGGGTACAACCCCGACTGGCCCGGCGAGTTCGAGCACCTGGCGGCGAGACTGCACGCGGCGCTCGGTGATCGTGCGCTCGCCATCGACCACATCGGCTCCACCTCCGTACCCGGTCTCGCCGCGAAGAACTGCATCGACGCTCAGGTCCGGGTGGCCGCGCTGTCGCCGGAACTGATCGACCTGCTGGAGTCCAGCGGCTTCCGCTGCCGCCCCGAACCGTGGAACCACACCGAGGTCACCAACGGCCAGCAGTACGAGAAGCTCGTCTTCGCCCCGGCGGTCGGGGAACGCGCCACCAACGTCCACCTCCGCGTCACCGACCAGCCCAACGCCCGCTTCGCCCTCCTGTTCCGCGACTACCTCCGAGCCGACCCCACCGCCCGCACCGCGTGGGGCGCCTTCAAACAACGCCTCGCCCAATCCGTCCCCGACCTAGCCGACTACGGCCAAATCAAAGCCCCCGCCACCAAAATCCTCATGACCTCCGCCGAACACTGGGCCACCCAAACCAACTGGACCCCCACCTGA
- a CDS encoding DUF349 domain-containing protein, with amino-acid sequence MAGESWGRVAEDGTVFVRTKDGERAVGQWPDANPEEALAFYTRRYDALAFEVELLEQRVQAGTVSPDDARAAVKKVTSSLEDAQAVGDLDGLKARLEALAPLVAQQRERRKAERAAKVEEARSAKTKIATEAETIAAGTDWRHGVTRLRELLDEWKALPRLDKSSDDELWHRFSSARTTYTRHRKQHFAELSSKREEAAVVKERLAAEAETLASSTEWGPTSGRFRDLMRQWKAAGPAPREVDDKLWARFRAAQDQFFGARDAVQAEENAEQVENLKAKEALLVEIEGILPVEDARTAREQLRDYLDRWDQIGKVPRDSMRAIDGRLRAVEQAVKAAEDEVWNRSNPEARARAEATVKQLQSLIADLEKQAAKFEAQGNTRKATETQEAIAARREWLTQAQNALSDFS; translated from the coding sequence GTGGCCGGAGAGAGCTGGGGCCGGGTAGCCGAGGACGGAACGGTCTTCGTACGGACGAAGGACGGTGAACGGGCAGTCGGCCAGTGGCCGGACGCGAACCCCGAGGAGGCGCTCGCCTTCTACACCCGCCGGTACGACGCACTGGCCTTCGAGGTGGAGCTGCTGGAGCAGCGCGTCCAGGCGGGCACAGTGTCCCCGGACGACGCACGCGCCGCGGTGAAGAAGGTGACCAGTTCGCTTGAGGACGCGCAGGCGGTCGGCGACCTGGACGGCCTGAAGGCACGGCTCGAGGCGCTCGCCCCGCTGGTCGCGCAGCAGCGTGAACGGCGCAAGGCAGAGCGGGCCGCGAAGGTCGAGGAGGCGCGGTCGGCGAAGACCAAAATCGCCACCGAGGCCGAGACGATCGCGGCCGGCACCGACTGGCGGCACGGCGTCACCCGGCTGCGCGAGCTCCTGGACGAGTGGAAGGCGCTCCCCCGGCTCGACAAGTCCTCCGACGACGAGCTGTGGCACCGGTTCTCCTCCGCGCGGACGACGTACACCCGGCATCGCAAGCAGCACTTCGCCGAGCTGTCCTCCAAGCGGGAGGAGGCCGCGGTGGTGAAGGAGCGGCTGGCCGCGGAGGCGGAGACGCTGGCGTCGTCGACCGAGTGGGGCCCGACGTCCGGCCGGTTCCGGGACCTGATGCGGCAGTGGAAGGCCGCCGGGCCGGCGCCGCGCGAGGTGGACGACAAGCTGTGGGCGCGGTTCCGGGCGGCCCAGGACCAGTTCTTCGGTGCGCGGGACGCCGTACAGGCCGAGGAGAACGCCGAACAGGTGGAGAACCTCAAGGCCAAGGAAGCGCTCCTGGTCGAGATCGAGGGCATCCTGCCGGTCGAGGACGCGCGGACCGCCCGCGAGCAGCTCCGCGACTACCTGGACCGCTGGGACCAGATCGGCAAGGTCCCGCGCGACTCGATGCGCGCCATCGACGGCCGGCTGCGCGCCGTCGAACAGGCCGTGAAGGCCGCCGAGGACGAGGTCTGGAACCGCAGCAACCCCGAGGCCCGCGCCCGCGCCGAGGCCACGGTCAAGCAACTCCAGTCCCTGATCGCCGACCTGGAGAAACAGGCCGCCAAGTTCGAGGCCCAGGGCAACACCCGCAAAGCCACCGAAACCCAGGAAGCCATCGCCGCCCGCCGGGAATGGCTCACCCAAGCCCAAAACGCCCTCTCCGACTTCAGCTGA
- a CDS encoding MBL fold metallo-hydrolase, whose product MLIAGFPAGAWGTNCYVVATGQGAECIVVDPGMDATPGVEQVVRENKLKPVAVLLTHGHIDHMFSVLPVCGTYDATAWIHPDDRHLLADPMAGISPETARMLLGGDHEFAEPDDVAELKDGQALELAGLKFTVDHTPGHTRGSVTFTTPYDGPEEVPAVLFSGDVLFAGSIGRTDLPGGDHPAMLHTLATKILPMRDEIVVLPGHGGQTTIGREKATNPYLQDLEIPKI is encoded by the coding sequence GTGCTCATCGCCGGGTTCCCCGCGGGTGCGTGGGGTACTAACTGCTACGTCGTCGCCACCGGCCAGGGCGCGGAGTGCATCGTCGTGGACCCCGGAATGGACGCGACCCCCGGTGTCGAGCAGGTCGTGCGGGAGAACAAGCTCAAACCCGTCGCGGTGCTGCTCACGCACGGTCACATCGACCACATGTTCTCGGTGCTCCCGGTCTGCGGGACGTACGACGCGACCGCGTGGATCCACCCGGACGACCGGCACCTGCTCGCCGACCCGATGGCCGGCATCAGCCCGGAGACGGCCCGGATGCTGCTCGGCGGCGACCACGAGTTCGCCGAGCCGGACGACGTCGCCGAGCTGAAGGACGGCCAGGCGCTCGAGCTGGCGGGACTGAAGTTCACCGTCGACCACACCCCGGGCCACACCCGCGGGTCGGTCACGTTCACCACGCCGTACGACGGGCCGGAAGAGGTGCCTGCGGTGCTGTTCTCCGGTGACGTGTTGTTCGCCGGGTCGATCGGCCGGACGGATCTGCCTGGCGGCGACCATCCGGCGATGCTGCATACCTTGGCCACCAAGATCCTGCCGATGCGCGACGAGATCGTCGTCCTGCCGGGTCATGGTGGCCAGACCACGATCGGCCGGGAGAAGGCGACCAACCCCTACTTGCAGGACCTGGAGATTCCGAAGATATGA
- the hisS gene encoding histidine--tRNA ligase, producing the protein MIKLSPLSGFPEFLPSDRIVELEFLETIRETFELHGFASIETRAVEPVERLSNQGEDADKEIYGVRRLAAGADEDAALGLHFDLTVPFARYVLEHSGKLVFPFRRYQIQKVWRGERPQEGRYREFTQADIDIIDAGELPNHYEVELPLVIADALRKLPVPEFVIKVNNRKIPEGFYRGLGLDDVTTVLRIVDKIDKIGPEKVVERLIEAGATDKQARLAVQLADISSTDTSFADQVRALGVEHPTLEEGLEQLSQVMAAAAEHAPGLLMADLRIARGLDYYTGAVYEIYLVGQESFGSVGGGGRYDALASDGKTTYPGVGISIGVSRLVHRLVSQGLLKGSRRTPTAVLVALNAEEDRAEAMRTAIQLRSRGIPVEVAPAAAKFGKQIKFADRRGIPFVWFSTENGPEVKDIRSGEQVPADAATWAPPANDVRPSIETLEENS; encoded by the coding sequence ATGATCAAACTCAGCCCACTGAGCGGGTTCCCCGAGTTTTTGCCGAGCGACCGGATCGTCGAGCTGGAGTTTCTCGAGACGATCCGGGAGACGTTCGAGCTGCACGGCTTCGCGTCGATCGAGACCCGTGCGGTCGAGCCGGTCGAGCGCCTGTCCAACCAGGGCGAGGACGCCGACAAGGAGATCTACGGCGTACGGCGGCTCGCGGCCGGAGCGGACGAGGACGCGGCCCTCGGCCTGCACTTCGACCTGACCGTGCCGTTCGCCCGGTACGTCCTGGAGCACAGCGGCAAGCTGGTCTTCCCGTTCCGGCGCTACCAGATCCAGAAGGTGTGGCGCGGCGAGCGCCCGCAGGAGGGCCGGTACCGCGAGTTCACGCAGGCGGACATCGACATCATCGACGCCGGTGAGCTGCCGAACCACTACGAGGTGGAACTGCCGCTGGTGATCGCGGACGCGCTGCGCAAGCTGCCGGTGCCTGAGTTCGTGATCAAGGTGAACAACCGCAAGATCCCCGAGGGCTTCTACCGCGGCCTCGGTCTGGACGACGTGACCACCGTGCTGCGGATCGTCGACAAGATCGACAAGATCGGCCCGGAGAAGGTCGTCGAGCGACTGATCGAGGCGGGCGCGACCGACAAGCAGGCGCGGCTCGCGGTGCAGTTGGCCGACATCTCCAGCACCGACACCTCCTTCGCGGACCAGGTGCGGGCGCTGGGCGTCGAGCACCCCACCCTCGAGGAAGGGCTCGAGCAGCTCAGTCAGGTGATGGCCGCGGCGGCCGAGCACGCGCCGGGCCTGCTGATGGCCGACCTGCGGATCGCCCGCGGGCTCGACTACTACACCGGCGCCGTCTACGAGATCTACCTGGTTGGCCAGGAGTCGTTCGGCTCGGTAGGTGGCGGTGGGCGGTACGACGCGCTCGCGTCCGACGGCAAGACGACGTACCCCGGCGTCGGCATCTCGATCGGGGTGTCCCGGCTCGTGCACCGGCTCGTCAGCCAGGGTCTGCTCAAGGGTTCCCGCCGTACGCCGACCGCCGTCCTGGTGGCGCTCAACGCCGAGGAGGATCGGGCCGAGGCGATGCGGACGGCGATCCAGCTACGCAGCCGGGGGATTCCGGTGGAGGTCGCGCCGGCCGCGGCGAAGTTCGGGAAGCAGATCAAGTTCGCGGACCGGCGGGGGATCCCCTTCGTCTGGTTCAGCACCGAGAACGGCCCCGAGGTGAAGGACATCCGCAGCGGCGAGCAGGTGCCCGCGGACGCCGCCACCTGGGCACCGCCCGCAAACGACGTACGTCCGAGCATTGAAACGCTGGAGGAGAACTCGTGA
- the aspS gene encoding aspartate--tRNA ligase gives MIRNRSAGSLRAEHAGETVVLAGWVARRRDHGGVAFIDLRDSSGTVQVVIRDEEAAHGLRSEYCLKIVGEVSPRPEGNANPNLPTGEIEIIASEVEVLNEAAPLPFPVEEHHATPVNEEIRLKYRYLDLRRQGPGTAIRLRSEVNKAAREVLAQHDFVEIETPTLTRSTPEGARDFLVPARLQPGSWYALPQSPQLFKQLLMVAGMERYYQIARCYRDEDFRADRQPEFTQLDIEMSFVDQDDVIALSEEILTALWKLVGYDVQTPIPRMTYGEAMARFGSDKPDLRMGLELVECTEYFKNTPFRVFQAPYVGAVVMPGGADQPRKQLDAWQEWAKQRGARGLAYVLVGQDGELGGPVAKNLSEEERAGIADHVGAKPGDCIFFAAGPVKSSRALLGAARLEIGRRGGLIDESAWSFVWVVDAPLFEPADEATAAGDVAVGSGAWTAVHHAFTSPKPDSLETFDTDPGAALAYAYDIVCNGNEIGGGSIRIHREDVQKRVFKVMGLSDEEASEKFGFLLDAFKFGAPPHGGIAFGWDRITALLAGTESIRDVIAFPKSGGGFDPLTAAPAPITPEQRKEAGVDAKPEPKA, from the coding sequence GTGATCCGTAACCGTTCCGCAGGTTCGCTGCGTGCCGAGCACGCCGGCGAGACCGTCGTCCTCGCGGGCTGGGTGGCGCGGCGACGCGATCACGGCGGCGTGGCGTTCATCGACCTGCGCGACTCGTCCGGCACCGTCCAGGTCGTCATCCGCGACGAGGAGGCCGCGCACGGCCTGCGGTCGGAGTACTGCCTGAAGATCGTCGGCGAGGTGTCGCCGCGTCCCGAGGGCAACGCGAACCCGAACCTGCCGACCGGCGAGATCGAGATCATCGCGAGCGAGGTCGAGGTCCTCAACGAGGCCGCCCCGCTGCCGTTCCCGGTCGAGGAGCACCACGCGACGCCGGTGAACGAGGAGATCCGGCTCAAGTACCGGTACCTCGACCTGCGCCGTCAGGGTCCGGGTACGGCGATCCGCCTGCGCAGCGAGGTGAACAAGGCGGCCCGTGAGGTCCTCGCACAGCACGACTTCGTCGAGATCGAGACGCCGACGCTGACCCGGTCGACGCCGGAGGGCGCCCGCGACTTCCTGGTGCCGGCCCGCCTGCAGCCGGGCAGCTGGTACGCGCTGCCGCAGTCGCCGCAGCTGTTCAAGCAGCTGCTGATGGTGGCCGGCATGGAGCGGTACTACCAGATCGCCCGCTGCTACCGCGACGAGGACTTCCGCGCCGACCGGCAGCCGGAGTTCACCCAGCTCGACATCGAGATGAGCTTCGTCGACCAGGACGACGTGATCGCACTGTCCGAGGAGATCCTGACCGCGCTCTGGAAGCTCGTCGGGTACGACGTGCAGACGCCGATCCCGCGGATGACGTACGGCGAGGCGATGGCGCGGTTCGGCTCCGACAAGCCGGATCTGCGGATGGGCCTCGAGCTCGTCGAGTGCACGGAGTACTTCAAGAACACGCCGTTCCGGGTGTTCCAGGCGCCGTACGTCGGCGCGGTTGTGATGCCGGGCGGTGCGGACCAGCCGCGCAAGCAGTTGGACGCGTGGCAGGAGTGGGCCAAGCAGCGCGGTGCGCGCGGGCTGGCGTACGTGCTCGTCGGGCAGGACGGCGAGCTGGGCGGTCCCGTCGCCAAGAACCTGTCCGAGGAGGAGCGTGCGGGCATCGCCGACCACGTCGGCGCGAAGCCGGGCGACTGCATCTTCTTCGCCGCCGGTCCGGTGAAGTCGTCGCGGGCGCTGCTCGGCGCGGCGCGGCTGGAGATCGGCCGTCGCGGCGGCCTGATCGACGAGTCGGCCTGGTCGTTCGTGTGGGTCGTGGACGCGCCGCTGTTCGAGCCGGCCGACGAGGCGACCGCCGCGGGTGACGTCGCGGTCGGGTCCGGCGCCTGGACCGCCGTACACCACGCCTTCACGTCGCCGAAGCCGGACTCGCTGGAGACGTTCGACACCGACCCGGGAGCGGCGCTGGCGTACGCGTACGACATCGTCTGCAACGGCAACGAGATCGGCGGCGGCTCGATCCGTATCCACCGCGAGGACGTGCAGAAGCGGGTCTTCAAGGTGATGGGGCTCAGCGACGAGGAGGCGTCGGAGAAGTTCGGGTTCCTCCTGGACGCGTTCAAGTTCGGCGCGCCGCCGCACGGCGGGATCGCGTTCGGCTGGGACCGGATCACCGCGCTGCTGGCCGGCACAGAGTCGATCCGCGACGTGATCGCGTTCCCGAAGTCCGGCGGCGGGTTCGACCCGCTGACCGCCGCGCCGGCACCGATCACGCCGGAGCAGCGCAAGGAGGCCGGCGTCGACGCCAAGCCGGAGCCCAAAGCCTGA